The Vibrio kanaloae genome has a window encoding:
- the envZ gene encoding two-component system sensor histidine kinase EnvZ: MRIRSSFTQSIVLLLTLLVASQVFSYYAVFNYALMPSLQQFNKILAHELNLVLDQDSDMDIEIDAPLRQRVLEQLGVTVHAKDSGAADEYYHAVAIDLMSEEMTKELGSETEVRLMLGKESYVLWMDIAQLPNSLIRIPLSELQEEDFAPLFRNSLIMAMLIVAGGWLFIRLQNRPLITLEKAAQGVGRGEIPPPLPVQGAQEIRSVTRAFNQMSKGIQELEEDRALLMAGISHDLRTPLTRIRLATEMMSPEDGYLAEGIISDTEECNEIISQFMDYLKPVDRDSFQAVFVDDIAREVSSSEGGYEVQIETDISESMKPALGNPIEMKRAVSNLVVNALRYGNGWVKVSTGMTADNKLAWVTVEDNGPGIPQNQVGKLFEPFTRGDTARGSEGTGLGLAIVKRIVSQHQGAVVVNNRSEGGLKAQISFPVKP; encoded by the coding sequence ATGCGTATACGTAGCTCCTTTACTCAGTCGATAGTGCTCTTGTTAACTTTGCTGGTTGCCAGCCAAGTTTTTTCTTACTACGCCGTATTTAACTATGCTTTGATGCCGAGTTTGCAGCAGTTTAATAAGATCTTGGCTCATGAGTTAAACCTAGTGTTGGATCAAGACAGTGACATGGATATCGAGATTGATGCACCGCTACGTCAGCGTGTGCTTGAACAGCTAGGAGTCACCGTTCATGCCAAGGACAGCGGAGCGGCGGATGAGTATTACCATGCGGTGGCGATTGATCTGATGAGCGAGGAGATGACCAAAGAACTCGGCTCTGAGACGGAAGTGCGGCTGATGTTAGGCAAAGAGAGTTACGTGTTGTGGATGGACATTGCGCAGCTACCTAATTCTTTGATTCGTATTCCGCTATCAGAGTTGCAAGAGGAAGACTTTGCCCCTCTTTTTCGTAATAGCTTGATCATGGCGATGTTGATTGTCGCGGGTGGTTGGTTGTTTATTCGATTACAAAACCGACCATTAATTACCTTGGAGAAAGCGGCTCAAGGTGTCGGGCGAGGTGAGATTCCCCCACCATTGCCAGTTCAAGGTGCACAAGAGATTCGTTCCGTCACTCGAGCCTTTAATCAAATGTCGAAAGGTATTCAAGAGTTGGAAGAAGATCGAGCGCTGCTGATGGCAGGTATCAGCCATGACTTACGTACTCCATTAACGCGAATCCGATTAGCGACTGAGATGATGTCGCCAGAAGATGGCTATTTAGCGGAAGGGATCATCAGTGATACCGAAGAGTGTAATGAGATCATCAGCCAGTTTATGGATTACCTAAAGCCTGTTGATCGAGATTCATTCCAAGCGGTGTTTGTCGATGATATTGCTCGAGAAGTTTCTAGCTCTGAGGGTGGGTACGAGGTACAGATTGAAACTGATATTTCAGAATCAATGAAACCCGCCTTAGGGAACCCGATTGAAATGAAGCGTGCGGTGAGCAACTTGGTGGTCAACGCGCTGCGTTATGGTAATGGTTGGGTCAAAGTATCAACGGGAATGACAGCCGACAATAAGCTTGCTTGGGTAACGGTGGAGGATAATGGTCCGGGTATTCCGCAAAACCAAGTCGGTAAGCTGTTTGAACCGTTCACGCGCGGTGATACGGCGCGTGGTAGTGAAGGTACAGGCTTAGGCTTGGCTATTGTCAAACGTATTGTCAGCCAGCACCAAGGCGCAGTGGTGGTTAACAATCGTAGTGAAGGTGGTTTGAAAGCGCAGATCAGTTTCCCTGTAAAACCTTAG
- the ompR gene encoding osmolarity response regulator transcription factor OmpR yields the protein MQENYKILVVDDDARLRALLERYLYEQGFQVRSVANSEQMDRLLTRENFHLMVLDLMMPGEDGLSICRRLRNANNSLPILMLTAKGDEVDRIVGLEVGADDYLPKPFNPRELLARIKAVMRRQVIEAPGAPSTEESVVEFGEFRLNLGTREMFRGDEPMPLTSGEFAVLKSLVTNAREPMSRDKLMNMARGREYAAMERSIDVQISRLRRLVEEDPSKPRYIQTVWGLGYVFVPEGKAV from the coding sequence ATGCAAGAAAACTACAAAATTTTAGTGGTCGATGACGATGCTCGCTTACGTGCATTGTTGGAACGCTATCTGTATGAGCAGGGCTTTCAAGTGCGTAGCGTGGCAAACAGTGAGCAGATGGACCGCCTGTTAACCCGTGAAAATTTTCACTTGATGGTATTGGATTTAATGATGCCGGGCGAAGATGGCCTCTCGATCTGTCGTCGTCTACGCAACGCAAATAACTCACTACCTATTTTAATGCTGACAGCAAAGGGTGATGAGGTCGACCGTATTGTGGGTTTGGAAGTGGGGGCCGATGACTACCTGCCGAAACCATTTAACCCGCGTGAGCTTTTGGCTCGCATTAAAGCGGTAATGCGCCGCCAAGTGATTGAAGCGCCGGGCGCACCAAGCACGGAAGAGTCTGTGGTTGAATTTGGTGAGTTCCGCCTGAACTTAGGTACGCGTGAAATGTTCCGTGGTGATGAGCCAATGCCACTGACTTCCGGTGAATTTGCTGTGTTGAAGTCACTTGTGACCAACGCTCGTGAGCCAATGTCTCGCGATAAGCTAATGAACATGGCACGTGGCCGTGAATATGCAGCGATGGAACGTTCTATTGATGTTCAGATTTCACGTTTGCGCCGCCTTGTTGAAGAAGACCCAAGTAAACCCCGTTATATCCAAACCGTGTGGGGCCTAGGTTATGTCTTCGTTCCAGAAGGTAAAGCGGTGTAA
- the greB gene encoding transcription elongation factor GreB: MKTKLITREGYNKLKAEHDHLWHEKRPEITKIVTWAASLGDRSENADYTFNKRLLRQIDRRVRFLRKFLPDVTIVDYSPQQEGKVFFGAWVEIENEDGDIKKFRIVGPEEIYGDAKGYISIDSPMARALLKKEVDDEFTVTTPEGDKEWFINSIHY; encoded by the coding sequence ATGAAAACCAAACTTATCACCCGAGAAGGTTATAACAAGCTCAAAGCAGAACATGACCATTTATGGCACGAAAAACGTCCAGAAATCACAAAAATAGTCACTTGGGCTGCAAGCCTTGGAGATCGCTCGGAAAACGCAGATTACACGTTCAATAAGCGTTTGCTTCGTCAGATTGATCGTCGAGTGCGTTTCTTACGCAAATTCCTACCTGATGTCACTATCGTGGATTACTCTCCGCAGCAAGAAGGTAAGGTATTTTTCGGTGCTTGGGTCGAAATTGAGAATGAAGATGGGGACATTAAGAAGTTTCGTATTGTCGGTCCCGAAGAGATCTACGGCGATGCTAAAGGTTATATCTCTATCGACTCGCCAATGGCGAGAGCTCTGCTCAAGAAAGAAGTGGATGATGAGTTTACGGTAACCACACCGGAAGGCGACAAAGAGTGGTTCATTAACTCGATTCACTATTAA
- a CDS encoding AraC family transcriptional regulator: MNQTQIRRNVIARRQGQHLHSYAQVLLGWRGTMACEFERESGQIGHGTVAVIPNNAPHFYNGLSEDSELLVIDLAPADPYIQALEQACNLSLQESIFQQPYFLDLGAESQILLDFAAQKVRQDTMSPQINCQLVSLFLTQLGQMSASSTTPSPHRRLETSHLNAYIDQHIATALTNAQLAHAMHLSESHFYCLCQKQFGVTPQKYVIQRRMQKAQLLLRSSNMPMTELAAEVGFSQLSSFSRAYKRSFQHSPSDTRRKPR; the protein is encoded by the coding sequence GTGAATCAAACTCAGATCAGACGAAATGTTATTGCTAGACGCCAGGGTCAGCACCTACACAGCTATGCTCAAGTTCTGCTAGGTTGGCGAGGTACCATGGCGTGTGAGTTTGAACGTGAAAGTGGGCAAATAGGTCACGGTACGGTGGCGGTCATCCCCAATAATGCACCGCATTTTTATAATGGCCTAAGTGAAGACAGCGAATTATTGGTCATTGACTTAGCGCCTGCCGACCCTTACATCCAAGCTCTAGAGCAAGCGTGTAATTTATCATTACAGGAATCGATATTTCAGCAGCCTTATTTTTTAGATTTAGGGGCCGAAAGCCAGATATTATTGGACTTTGCCGCTCAGAAAGTTCGGCAAGATACGATGTCACCACAGATAAACTGCCAGTTAGTGTCGTTGTTTTTAACGCAATTAGGCCAAATGTCGGCATCATCTACTACGCCTTCACCTCACCGCCGTTTAGAAACGAGTCACTTAAATGCTTACATCGACCAACACATTGCGACTGCGTTAACGAATGCTCAGCTTGCTCATGCAATGCATTTGAGTGAGAGCCACTTTTACTGTTTATGCCAAAAACAGTTTGGGGTGACACCGCAAAAATATGTCATTCAGCGACGCATGCAAAAAGCACAGCTTTTACTTCGCAGCAGCAACATGCCAATGACTGAACTCGCGGCCGAGGTTGGCTTTTCTCAGCTATCGAGTTTTTCTCGTGCCTACAAACGCAGCTTTCAACATTCGCCTAGCGACACACGCCGAAAGCCACGCTAA
- a CDS encoding ornithine cyclodeaminase family protein: MQLNQQQVHNALPWLPLVDALKDIFTRDVTAPIRHHHTMNVPQDPSATLLLMPAWIEGEYLGVKQVNVFPGNSARNQPGLSSHYLLSCGKTGKMLAQIDGNELTARRTAAASALASHYLSRETASKMLMVGAGRVARRLVPAHMSVRPIKTVHVWDINQSAAEQLATELRDEGVDAVACPNDQLEAVARDADLISCATLSTAPIIKGEWLKPGAHLDLVGSFTPTMRETNNEALKRANVFVDVKAAALVETGELIMPIRDGAITEESILADFSTLCSGQHAGRAGLDDPEAAITLFKSVGDSREDLAGAILAYQSVQSV, from the coding sequence ATGCAACTTAACCAACAACAGGTTCACAACGCACTACCGTGGCTACCTTTAGTCGACGCGCTAAAGGATATTTTCACACGCGATGTAACGGCACCGATTCGTCATCACCACACCATGAATGTACCGCAAGATCCTAGCGCGACTTTGCTATTAATGCCGGCATGGATTGAAGGTGAGTATTTGGGAGTGAAACAGGTCAATGTATTTCCGGGCAACTCTGCTCGTAATCAACCAGGGCTCAGCAGCCATTATCTACTTAGCTGTGGTAAAACTGGAAAAATGTTAGCTCAGATTGATGGGAACGAACTAACGGCACGCAGAACCGCGGCCGCTTCAGCATTAGCTTCTCATTATCTATCACGTGAAACGGCGAGCAAAATGCTGATGGTTGGAGCTGGAAGAGTGGCACGACGCTTAGTCCCAGCCCATATGAGTGTACGTCCAATCAAGACCGTTCATGTGTGGGATATTAACCAGTCCGCTGCTGAGCAATTAGCAACAGAGTTACGCGATGAGGGAGTGGACGCTGTTGCCTGCCCAAATGATCAACTGGAAGCGGTAGCAAGAGACGCAGATCTGATTAGTTGTGCAACGCTTTCAACGGCCCCAATCATTAAAGGTGAGTGGCTTAAACCCGGTGCGCATTTAGACTTAGTAGGAAGCTTTACCCCTACGATGCGTGAAACCAACAATGAAGCGCTAAAACGAGCCAATGTTTTTGTGGATGTGAAAGCAGCAGCACTGGTTGAGACGGGTGAGTTAATCATGCCTATCCGTGATGGCGCGATTACCGAAGAGAGTATCTTAGCCGATTTCTCAACCTTGTGTAGTGGTCAACATGCAGGGCGTGCAGGCCTTGACGATCCTGAAGCCGCAATCACTCTTTTCAAATCGGTCGGTGATTCTCGTGAAGATCTGGCTGGCGCGATTCTGGCTTACCAGTCAGTACAGAGCGTTTAA
- the nhaC gene encoding Na+/H+ antiporter NhaC: protein MTKKNSDYTAPPPLGLAIVPIILTIALLATQIFYYDDFTPHIALAIGFAITALVGWYQGLRWQDIESGAFRVLHVAMPSIATLIVVGMLVSTWIASGTVPTLIYYGLVLIEPEWFLAATMLLCSVVSLSIGSSWTTVGTVGLALVGIGFAFGIPAYWTAGAVVSGAFFGDKISPLSDTTNLAAAVTETNVFAHIRNMMPTTIPAMLIALTLYSILGGVVMSDTTSGAQQLQEITAIQSGLESHFSLGFLPLLPLLVVMVLAFYKIAPIPALFTGFVFGAGVAVHNYDYNLNDILTFAHSGYKIETGSAALNNLLNRGGVTSMTWVITLMMFALAFGGALERTGCLESVVNAIMKSTRGFRGLQTNAILTSVATNAVSGDVYLSIALPGRMFGPQYDKLGYSRLNLSRAIEEGGTLVSPLIPWNAGGAFVMGTLGLVVTPGDYSALLYAPLAFACWLSPTIGIIYAQTGWFSKRTEKDEATNNEVVSATSGSPH from the coding sequence ATGACTAAAAAGAATTCAGATTATACGGCGCCACCACCACTAGGCTTGGCGATCGTACCGATTATTCTCACCATTGCGCTGTTAGCGACACAAATTTTTTATTATGACGACTTCACCCCACATATTGCGCTGGCCATTGGCTTCGCCATTACCGCGCTGGTTGGTTGGTATCAAGGGCTTCGGTGGCAGGACATAGAGTCCGGTGCATTTCGTGTTTTACACGTGGCGATGCCTTCAATTGCAACCCTTATTGTTGTGGGTATGCTAGTCAGCACTTGGATTGCCAGTGGTACGGTACCGACGCTGATCTATTACGGTTTAGTGTTAATCGAACCTGAATGGTTTCTTGCTGCCACAATGTTATTGTGCTCTGTCGTTTCCCTTTCTATTGGTTCGAGTTGGACCACTGTCGGTACGGTGGGTCTTGCCTTAGTGGGTATTGGTTTTGCTTTTGGTATCCCAGCCTACTGGACGGCGGGAGCCGTTGTATCTGGTGCTTTTTTTGGCGATAAAATCTCACCGTTGTCTGATACGACCAACCTTGCTGCCGCTGTGACTGAAACGAATGTGTTCGCTCATATTCGCAACATGATGCCGACCACCATTCCAGCCATGCTAATCGCTTTAACGCTGTACTCCATTCTTGGTGGTGTGGTGATGAGCGATACGACATCAGGCGCTCAGCAGCTACAAGAAATCACCGCTATTCAATCGGGTTTGGAGAGTCATTTCTCTCTTGGTTTTCTTCCTTTGCTGCCACTTTTGGTGGTGATGGTGCTCGCTTTTTACAAAATAGCGCCGATCCCTGCCCTGTTTACAGGTTTTGTTTTCGGTGCCGGTGTAGCAGTGCATAATTATGATTACAACCTGAATGACATTCTGACATTTGCCCACAGTGGATACAAAATAGAGACAGGATCTGCAGCGCTGAATAATTTGCTGAATCGTGGTGGCGTCACATCCATGACCTGGGTGATTACCTTAATGATGTTTGCGCTGGCATTTGGTGGCGCGCTGGAGCGTACCGGATGTTTGGAGTCTGTCGTCAATGCAATAATGAAGTCCACCCGAGGTTTCAGAGGGTTACAAACCAATGCCATCCTCACTTCGGTAGCGACCAACGCCGTATCGGGTGATGTGTACCTCTCTATCGCGTTACCTGGCCGTATGTTTGGACCGCAATACGACAAACTCGGTTATAGCAGACTAAATCTATCCAGAGCGATTGAAGAAGGAGGCACATTAGTCTCGCCCTTGATCCCTTGGAATGCGGGTGGCGCATTTGTGATGGGAACATTAGGGCTGGTTGTCACTCCAGGTGATTACAGTGCATTGCTATACGCACCATTAGCATTTGCTTGTTGGTTGTCACCCACTATCGGCATTATTTACGCTCAAACAGGGTGGTTCTCAAAGCGCACCGAGAAAGACGAAGCTACCAATAATGAGGTGGTTTCAGCCACCAGTGGCAGCCCCCACTGA